One genomic region from Nocardia vinacea encodes:
- a CDS encoding dihydrodipicolinate synthase family protein, with protein MAAYTRTEAREWAREKLIGAVNCTIPSFTSDLKSINEAGIRHDIRLAKEHGFLGTLGVSEVNITLPEYLEFLRIIRDEAGTDFVVVHHGSWSTLADNIEAVRGAEEAGADLVLLSYPPNFYPESEEEVYRYTKAVCDATNLAVIVFPMYLWGFSPRIHPSDIPSRLIRRLLDDCHNIAVIKAEGGFPYIQGIIECHRLFGDEVVISVPIEADLIPLSQVMPIQLSATSDHEFYGPIIPRVMNLLADGKHDDAAELFWQTHPARKAKAALAPTLNGGAFINRQAWKFQGWLQGYNGGPLRQPTQRIHDGQMLALRKGLIDSGLDPSMDPLREFFVGRNPA; from the coding sequence ATGGCTGCTTACACCCGCACCGAGGCCCGCGAATGGGCCCGCGAGAAGCTCATCGGCGCCGTCAACTGCACCATCCCGTCGTTCACGAGCGACCTGAAATCCATCAACGAGGCAGGCATCCGCCACGACATCCGTCTCGCGAAGGAACACGGCTTCCTCGGGACGCTGGGCGTCTCCGAGGTCAACATCACCCTGCCGGAATACCTGGAATTCCTGCGCATCATCCGCGATGAGGCCGGCACGGACTTCGTCGTCGTGCACCACGGAAGCTGGAGCACTCTCGCCGACAACATCGAGGCCGTTCGCGGCGCCGAGGAGGCCGGCGCAGATCTCGTGCTGCTGTCGTACCCGCCGAACTTCTACCCGGAGTCGGAAGAGGAGGTCTACCGATATACGAAGGCGGTGTGTGACGCCACCAATCTCGCCGTCATCGTCTTCCCGATGTATCTGTGGGGATTCAGTCCACGAATCCACCCGTCGGACATCCCCAGCCGCCTCATCCGTCGCCTGCTCGACGATTGCCACAACATCGCCGTCATCAAAGCTGAAGGCGGGTTTCCCTACATCCAGGGAATCATCGAGTGCCACCGTCTGTTCGGCGACGAAGTCGTCATCTCTGTACCCATCGAGGCCGATCTGATCCCCCTGTCACAGGTGATGCCCATTCAGCTCTCGGCAACCAGTGACCACGAGTTCTACGGGCCCATCATTCCGCGGGTGATGAACCTGCTCGCCGACGGCAAGCACGACGACGCGGCAGAACTGTTTTGGCAAACGCATCCTGCGCGCAAGGCCAAGGCGGCCCTGGCGCCGACGCTCAATGGTGGCGCGTTCATCAACCGCCAGGCGTGGAAGTTCCAAGGCTGGTTACAGGGATACAACGGTGGTCCGCTGCGTCAGCCCACCCAACGAATCCACGACGGTCAAATGCTCGCTCTCCGCAAGGGTCTCATCGACTCCGGCCTCGACCCGTCCATGGACCCGCTCCGCGAATTCTTCGTAGGCCGCAACCCGGCCTGA
- a CDS encoding LysR family transcriptional regulator yields the protein MSETGSSPHPSLAQLGRVDLNLLVAFEALMSERSVTGAAARLMIGQSAMSSTLARLRRLFKDPILVRQGRTMIATPLANALTSSVSSTLAELQVTLSSLGSFDPKVDEHAFSVVASDFAAAALLHPLLVEISSTYPNIRVQIRTVSIDIPAEMLRGRVDVIVLPREVISSFPALWRDDVRREVLYRDRYVLAADAANGAVRSAMTVEEFSAMPYLAATFEDGRPSLGDTNLDVLGIPRRVEVSTSIAVAPFMLRDTTLVTLIPRTLATRMAKAANLQFIDPPMQLEPITETLIWLRRLDGDPAQAWFRDRLRTQAAKLVATP from the coding sequence GTGTCCGAAACCGGCTCTTCGCCACACCCTTCTCTGGCACAGCTGGGCCGTGTCGATCTCAACTTGCTGGTCGCGTTCGAGGCGTTGATGTCCGAACGGAGCGTCACCGGGGCGGCTGCGCGCCTGATGATCGGACAATCTGCGATGAGCTCGACCCTGGCGCGGCTGCGCAGGCTCTTCAAGGATCCAATTTTGGTGCGGCAGGGCCGAACGATGATCGCCACCCCACTCGCGAACGCACTGACCAGCTCGGTGAGCAGCACGTTGGCCGAACTCCAGGTGACGTTGTCCTCCCTGGGCTCGTTCGACCCGAAGGTCGATGAGCATGCGTTTTCTGTGGTCGCCAGCGATTTCGCGGCGGCCGCGCTTCTTCACCCGCTGCTGGTCGAGATCTCGTCGACGTACCCGAACATCCGTGTGCAGATTCGAACGGTCTCGATTGACATTCCCGCTGAGATGCTTCGCGGACGTGTCGACGTGATCGTGCTGCCTCGAGAGGTCATCTCGTCGTTCCCCGCTCTCTGGAGAGACGACGTCCGTCGCGAGGTGCTCTATCGCGATCGCTACGTGCTGGCTGCCGATGCCGCCAACGGCGCGGTCCGTTCGGCGATGACGGTCGAGGAGTTCAGCGCCATGCCCTACCTTGCGGCAACCTTCGAGGACGGGCGGCCCTCTTTGGGGGACACGAACCTCGATGTCCTAGGCATACCGCGCAGAGTCGAGGTCAGTACCAGCATCGCCGTGGCCCCCTTCATGTTGCGCGACACCACATTGGTGACGCTGATCCCGCGGACACTCGCGACACGCATGGCCAAGGCCGCCAATCTGCAGTTCATCGATCCACCCATGCAGCTAGAACCGATCACCGAAACGCTCATCTGGCTGCGCCGCCTCGATGGGGATCCTGCCCAGGCGTGGTTCCGTGACCGACTGCGGACGCAAGCAGCCAAACTGGTGGCTACGCCTTAG
- a CDS encoding LysR family transcriptional regulator produces MDLRQVDLNLLVAFDVLMSEQNVTAAARRLSVGQSAMSSTLSRLRALLDDPVLERRGRTMFPTPLAEALVVPVREALSRFNSILTEPPVFDPERDRRSFTVMASEYAALAVLQPLLVELRNAAPHVELRIQPVSATFLHDMTADTVDLTIVPLAADSITDSFGYQTLYSDPYVIAVDAANPLVSREITLEQFSSLPYLASSNGHSPTLVETQLNRLGIPRRLEVTTGFGLAPFVLRDTPLVTVLPASLASAVAEGARLKLLTPPMPLEPITEAMMWADRNDDDPSHRWLRERLVDIASRKTWSPMPGVAR; encoded by the coding sequence ATGGATCTTCGGCAGGTCGATCTGAACCTCCTCGTGGCGTTCGATGTGCTCATGTCCGAGCAGAATGTGACGGCTGCTGCGCGCCGACTTTCGGTCGGACAGTCGGCGATGAGTTCGACGTTGTCGAGGTTGCGGGCGTTGCTCGACGATCCGGTGCTCGAGCGCCGGGGCCGGACCATGTTCCCGACTCCTTTGGCGGAGGCTCTCGTGGTTCCGGTGCGAGAGGCGCTGAGTCGATTCAATTCGATTCTGACCGAACCGCCCGTCTTCGACCCTGAACGGGACCGTCGCAGCTTCACTGTGATGGCGAGTGAGTACGCTGCCCTGGCCGTACTCCAGCCCCTGCTGGTCGAGCTACGGAATGCAGCGCCGCACGTCGAGCTGCGCATCCAACCGGTTTCTGCGACCTTCCTCCACGACATGACAGCCGACACCGTGGATCTGACGATCGTTCCGCTGGCCGCGGACTCGATCACCGATTCCTTCGGTTACCAGACGCTGTACAGCGACCCCTACGTCATCGCCGTCGATGCGGCCAACCCGCTGGTCTCGCGCGAGATCACGCTCGAACAGTTTTCGTCGCTGCCCTATCTCGCAAGCAGCAACGGACATTCCCCCACGCTCGTCGAGACGCAACTGAACCGACTCGGCATTCCGCGGCGGCTGGAGGTGACTACGGGTTTCGGCCTTGCACCGTTCGTGCTGCGCGACACACCACTCGTCACCGTTCTTCCCGCCAGTTTGGCGTCGGCGGTCGCCGAGGGGGCCCGGTTGAAGTTGCTCACGCCGCCCATGCCGCTGGAGCCGATTACCGAGGCCATGATGTGGGCGGATCGGAACGACGACGACCCCAGTCATCGCTGGCTCCGAGAACGGCTCGTTGATATCGCCTCCCGGAAAACGTGGTCTCCGATGCCGGGCGTCGCCCGGTGA
- a CDS encoding VOC family protein, with translation MASGFSPITHLRHVGLAVPNYDQAVEFYTKVWGLLPIANDSGVTFFATPADPEHYILRIREDRLKRLDLISFGAQSIGEVDLLAERLGRAGVKINRDPAVMTTPGGGYGLRFFDLDGRLIEVSADVEQRPFRLLEERESIPRKLSHVVINSTDVQKTKAFYETHLGFRLSDWLGDLMCFMRSSSQHHILAISRAPSTSLNHISFEMRGLDEYMRGTGRMIRSGYRPLWGPGRHGAGDNTFSYFLDPLENVIEYTTELEIVDENTWEPSVYDPTRSETQDQWGTGGAMTEVMLPVMLKQRDDVGLWTPSPV, from the coding sequence ATGGCTTCCGGATTCAGTCCGATCACGCATTTGCGGCACGTCGGTCTTGCCGTGCCGAACTACGACCAGGCTGTGGAGTTCTACACGAAGGTGTGGGGTCTGCTGCCAATAGCCAACGATTCGGGGGTGACGTTCTTCGCGACGCCCGCTGATCCAGAGCACTACATCCTGCGCATACGAGAGGACCGACTGAAGCGTCTCGACCTCATTTCGTTTGGAGCACAGTCGATCGGTGAGGTCGACCTCCTGGCTGAGCGTCTGGGACGAGCAGGGGTGAAGATCAATCGCGACCCGGCCGTGATGACGACCCCCGGCGGTGGGTACGGCTTGCGGTTCTTCGACTTGGACGGTCGTCTCATCGAGGTGTCTGCAGACGTGGAGCAGCGCCCGTTCCGGTTGCTCGAGGAACGGGAGTCGATACCCCGGAAACTGAGCCACGTGGTGATCAATTCGACGGACGTCCAGAAGACCAAGGCGTTCTACGAAACGCATCTCGGATTCCGATTGTCGGACTGGTTGGGCGATCTGATGTGCTTCATGCGCAGCAGTTCGCAGCACCACATTCTGGCGATCTCACGGGCGCCGTCCACATCGTTGAACCACATCTCGTTCGAGATGCGAGGGCTCGACGAATACATGCGCGGCACGGGCCGGATGATCCGCAGTGGCTACCGGCCGCTGTGGGGCCCGGGTCGCCACGGCGCCGGCGACAATACATTCTCCTACTTCCTCGATCCGCTGGAAAATGTTATCGAGTACACGACCGAACTCGAAATCGTCGATGAAAACACTTGGGAGCCATCGGTATACGATCCGACCCGTTCGGAGACACAGGATCAGTGGGGCACCGGTGGAGCCATGACCGAGGTAATGCTCCCGGTCATGCTGAAACAGCGCGACGACGTCGGACTCTGGACCCCCTCACCGGTCTAG
- a CDS encoding SDR family oxidoreductase: MSDLDGKVAVITGGANGIGLACAQKLSDEGAKIVIADIDLTAAEKRAEELPTDSLGVQLDVRDSASANELASTVLRKYGRVDVLVNNAGMNIGARNTVDVTDEEYDLLMSINVRGTFTTTRALLPALIEQRGGSIVNMSSICGQRGVALIAAYCASKFAIVGMTKSFAAELAQYDITVNSVHPGIVATDLHDKVVKEFSGLNGLSFEEGWEGFASRIPLGRLQTTEDIGDMVAFLASDKARNITGSEFNVDGGLLVS; this comes from the coding sequence GTGTCTGATCTCGACGGGAAGGTCGCTGTCATCACCGGCGGTGCCAACGGCATCGGCCTGGCCTGCGCGCAGAAGCTGAGCGACGAGGGGGCGAAGATCGTGATCGCCGACATCGATCTCACGGCGGCCGAAAAGCGAGCCGAAGAACTCCCGACGGACTCACTCGGCGTCCAGCTCGACGTCCGAGACTCCGCCTCCGCCAACGAATTGGCCTCGACGGTGCTGCGCAAATACGGTCGGGTCGACGTCCTCGTGAACAACGCGGGAATGAACATCGGAGCCCGCAACACCGTTGACGTCACCGACGAGGAATACGACCTTCTCATGTCGATCAACGTGCGGGGCACCTTCACGACGACTCGGGCACTTCTGCCGGCTCTCATCGAGCAGCGCGGCGGCAGCATCGTCAACATGTCATCGATTTGCGGCCAACGAGGCGTCGCCCTGATTGCGGCCTACTGCGCATCGAAGTTCGCCATCGTCGGGATGACCAAAAGCTTCGCAGCCGAACTCGCCCAGTACGACATCACCGTCAACTCCGTACACCCCGGCATCGTGGCCACCGATCTGCACGACAAGGTGGTGAAAGAATTCAGTGGGCTCAATGGCCTCAGCTTCGAAGAAGGATGGGAAGGCTTCGCTTCGAGGATCCCGCTCGGCCGATTACAGACCACCGAGGACATCGGCGACATGGTGGCATTCCTTGCGTCCGATAAAGCTCGGAACATCACCGGATCAGAGTTCAACGTCGACGGTGGCCTCCTGGTGTCCTGA